The following coding sequences are from one Dreissena polymorpha isolate Duluth1 chromosome 8, UMN_Dpol_1.0, whole genome shotgun sequence window:
- the LOC127841679 gene encoding uncharacterized protein LOC127841679, translating to MDGWGAMFDDSGSFVGDTQGQVGATAAPPQTGMKRQSEDGYGGYDYDGDGYAAKKPKQEGYDESGSWEQQQEPGSWDEMAYTGESSWEALKSTGDTVETKDEFANFSEITSWDQLKPSDGSSGRAGKGGRGYGQGAGSWGGQQRGRGGQRGGNSSGGYSGGRGGGFNNRGGGFNRGGRGGGFNNRGGGFNNRGGGFNRGGGGGRGGFRGGSSFGHGGGGGFGGGRSNQGLTLVEKFEKYQSFLTAETSRINSIQSLENAVNSTQLFLKCDYAVVEMPRIYNRAVYTGRLAISGIFLARCVGLNKKELKHEVYDKAYKVLTTQTLAVINDLRDPGADVVRVCIERELKLCGPHKFIEGGSMPVNQRVGEVIQKVASGLETISVLVAGLEKLIAYLKSTVNLPDNPISKLEQAMIASKCGMVHLYKCDSKDENGVPLYVGEYMLEDTCIARASNVNKKSVKSETYTQALEALYSKTLLELIIPVVEETNQNEEEEEVHNEAVVTGVLQANVDGPPPVVKPSLIEAPIMDRLLNLFSTVSNSAFTKNNVTLIDNCLTNSGLTAVCVYKKVSPESKTCDLCEFYVDQYLIATGRGSSKAECEQAAYNSAYNMLCRTSPTDIVSNHPKLPPQETTDPLLLETEWKGVLPVTTESNADALRQHGFDPDVLTCSLGDMVLVEEKMWTNDRRTAAFAILQNTCNLNGLLLKWTFQNLKNAATKNYKYEAKPLGKYKCVVYVKDQEVAQFTGFGKNKVRTVACADYLFRLVEHRPVLQVVKTDDRMVWIPLATLSMEAESLRKASANSPNKPPQPVNFLVQAVLARVKTFLPNKDGKELIFGPGFSDIDKRAICGEVKKQGLFYEDRFDKGDNYFVIYDKLDIRDVALRLKTQPPNTVFRKYILVPTSSLPKYSDINKKELYHM from the exons ATGGATGGCTGGGGTGCAATGTTTGATGACTCGGGGTCCTTCGTTGGGGACACACAGGGTCAAGTAGGGGCCACAGCAGCCCCACCACAGACAGGCATGAAACGACAGTCCGAGGACGGCTATGGAGGCTACGACTATGATGGGGATGGCTATGCTGCAAAGAAGCCAAAACAAGAAGGCTACGATGAGAGTGGCAGCTGGGAACAACAACAG gAACCAGGTTCCTGGGACGAGATGGCCTATACTGGTGAGTCATCGTGGGAAGCATTAAAGAGTACAGGAGACACGGTTGAAACCAAGGATGAATTTGCCAACTTTTCAGAGATAACATCCTGGGACCAGCTGAAGCCATCTGATGGCAGTAGTGGAAGGGCTGGAAAAGGGGGGAGGGGTTATGGACAAGGGGCTGGGTCATGGGGAGGTCAACAGAGAGGCAGAGGAGGTCAGAGAGGCGGGAATTCTTCTGGAGGGTATAGTGGGGGTAGAGGGGGTGGCTTCAATAACCGTGGAGGGGGATTCAACAGGGGCGGCAGGGGAGGGGGCTTCAATAACAGGGGAGGAGGTTTCAATAACAGGGGTGGGGGATTCAATAGAGGTGGAGGAGGCGGTCGTGGTGGATTCAGAGGGGGAAGCAGCTTTGGGcatggaggaggaggaggatttgGTGGAG GAAGATCAAACCAAGGTTTAACTTTAGTAGAGAAG TTTGAGAAGTATCAGTCATTCCTGACGGCTGAGACATCACGTATCAACTCCATCCAGTCCCTGGAAAACGCAGTGAACAGCACCCAGCTCTTCCTCAAGTGTGATTACGCCGTGGTGGAAATGCCACGCATTTACAACAG AGCTGTGTACACCGGTCGCCTGGCCATCAGTGGGATATTCCTGGCCCGGTGCGTGGGTCTCAACAAGAAGGAGTTGAAACACGAGGTGTATGATAAGGCTTACAAGGTGCTCACCACCCAGACCTTGGCTGTCATTAACGACCTGAGAGACCCAGGGGCAGACGTCGTCCG AGTATGCATAGAGCGTGAGTTGAAGCTGTGTGGGCCTCACAAGTTCATCGAAGGAGGCAGCATGCCAGTGAACCAGAGGGTCGGGGAGGTCATACAGAAGGTGGCCAGTGGGCTCGAGACAATCTCTGTCCTGGTGGCTGGACTTGAGAAACTCATTGCCTATCTCAAG TCGACAGTGAACTTGCCTGACAACCCGATCTCCAAGCTGGAGCAGGCCATGATAGCCTCCAAGTGTGGCATGGTTCACTTGTACAAGTGTGACAGCAAGGATGAGAATGGAGTGCCGCTGTATGTGGGGGAATACATGTTAG AGGACACGTGCATAGCTAGAGCCAGCAACGTGAACAAGAAGTCAGTGAAGTCCGAGACGTACACCCAGGCACTGGAGGCCCTGTACTCCAAGACTCTCCTGGAGCTGATCATTCCCGTCGTCGAGGAGACCAACCAGaacgaggaggaggaggaggttcACAATGAGGCTGTTGTCACCGGGGTCCTCCAGGCCAATGTG GATGGCCCTCCCCCGGTGGTGAAACCCTCTCTGATAGAGGCACCCATCATGGACAGGCTGCTCAACCTGTTTTCTACTGTCTCCAACTCTGCATTCACCAAAAACAACGTGACTCTCATTGACAACTGCCTGACTAACAGTGGCCTCACCGCCGTGTGTGTCTACAAGAAAGTCAGCCCGGAGTCTAAAACATGTGACCTGTGTGAATTCTACGTGGACCAGTACCTGATTGCAACAG GTAGAGGAAGTTCCAAGGCAGAATGTGAACAGGCTGCATACAACTCTGCGTACAACATGCTGTGTAGAACTTCCCCAACTGATATTGTGTCTAATCATCCAAAGTTGCCGCCCCAAGAAACAACAG ATCCCCTTCTGCTCGAGACCGAATGGAAGGGCGTCCTCCCAGTGACGACCGAGTCCAACGCGGACGCGCTGCGCCAGCACGGGTTTGATCCTGACGTCCTCACATGCAGCCTGGGAGACATGGTGCTGGTTGAGGAGAAAATGTGGACAAATGATAGACGCACCGCTGCCTTCGCCATCCTACAGAATACGTGCAACCTGAACGGGCTGCTTCTGAAGTGGACCTTTCAGAACCTCAAGAATGCGGCCACGAAGAACTATAAATATGAGGCAAAACCACTTGGAAAATACaa GTGTGTTGTCTACGTGAAGGACCAAGAGGTTGCACAGTTTACAGGGTTTGGGAAGAACAAGGTGCGCACGGTAGCCTGCGCAGACTACCTGTTCCGTCTGGTGGAGCACAGACCTGTCCTGCAG GTGGTGAAGACTGATGATCGAATGGTCTGGATTCCACTGGCCACGCTGAGTATGGAAGCAGAATCCCTACGTAAGGCGTCTGCAAACTCTCCAAACAAGCCTCCCCAACCTGTCAACTTCCTGGTCCAAGCCGTCCTGGCGCGCGTGAAAACCTTTCTTCCAAACAAGGATGGGAAAGAGCTGATATTTGGACCTGGATTTTCCGACATTGACAAGCGAGCAATCTGCGGAGAGGTCAAGAAACAGGGATTGTTTTATGAAGATCGTTTTGACAAGGGAGATAACTATTTCGTGATCTATGATAAGCTGGACATTCGTGACGTTGCTCTGCGGTTGAAAACACAGCCTCCAAACACGGTGTTCCGAAAGTATATACTTGTCCCAACGTCAAGTCTGCCCAAGTACTCGGACATTAACAAGAAAGAACTGTATCACATGTGA